The Kordia sp. SMS9 genome window below encodes:
- a CDS encoding ATP-binding cassette domain-containing protein has protein sequence MLKLKPKNIIYLILYALPNTILSFAIIYIINNVMAGNPMFTRTYMGIVFVAIIVYTYLLNIIFQKRLNLYAFNFLYENEKRVFGQILKASLIKLEKLGTQRFFTAVEDLRTFSFLPYTVTHTVNSVLMLVLCLVYMFTLSFSSALIVIVLIALVAACYFVVMNTMTKQVAILREYNEDYYQYVNDVMNGFKELKLSFFRRNSLMNNFLIPNRDKAMDLDFRINYVFLSINLISQYGLYFVVAVILFVLPQYGLLSSEDVIAYVVIILFISGPINNLINLQQMYTRFMVANTRVKKFIKDFEIVDDEKQDTAQEANTFNSLQFNDVVFSYPKNENLEEKTKPFALGPLNVSIKKGEVIFVVGGNGSGKSTFINALTGLYSISDGEIIVNDSISEKNNRTLQDMIAAVFTNNHIFSKNYDNFELENNKKYRKLVETMELDHIIADDKEASIRRQFSKGQSKRVSLILALLEEKPVLVLDEWAADQDPHFRKYFYEVLIPKLKAEGKTIIAVTHDDAYFNHADRVIKFDYGNIIKDVNIQANKSNLRDIWV, from the coding sequence ATGTTAAAACTAAAGCCAAAAAATATCATCTACCTAATTTTGTATGCCTTGCCCAATACAATTTTAAGTTTTGCCATTATTTACATTATCAACAATGTAATGGCTGGAAATCCTATGTTTACTAGAACATACATGGGAATTGTATTTGTTGCGATCATCGTGTATACCTATTTGCTGAACATTATTTTTCAGAAACGGTTAAACCTCTACGCTTTTAATTTTCTCTATGAAAATGAAAAAAGAGTTTTCGGTCAAATCCTAAAAGCATCGCTAATTAAATTAGAAAAACTTGGTACACAGCGCTTTTTCACTGCTGTAGAAGACTTACGTACATTCTCGTTCTTACCATACACCGTTACGCATACAGTCAACTCCGTGTTAATGCTCGTACTCTGTTTGGTATACATGTTTACCCTTTCATTTTCGTCGGCATTAATTGTCATTGTGCTCATTGCGCTCGTGGCAGCGTGTTATTTTGTAGTAATGAATACGATGACGAAACAAGTAGCCATCTTGCGAGAATACAATGAAGATTATTATCAATATGTAAATGATGTCATGAATGGCTTTAAAGAATTGAAATTGAGCTTTTTCCGTCGAAATAGTTTAATGAACAACTTCTTAATTCCTAACAGAGACAAAGCAATGGATTTAGATTTCAGAATCAACTATGTCTTTCTTTCCATCAACTTAATAAGTCAATACGGATTGTACTTTGTGGTAGCAGTCATTCTATTTGTGTTGCCACAATACGGATTGCTGTCTAGTGAAGATGTTATAGCGTATGTGGTGATTATTCTTTTCATTTCTGGACCGATAAATAACCTCATCAATCTACAACAAATGTACACTCGATTCATGGTAGCGAATACGCGTGTTAAAAAGTTTATTAAAGACTTTGAAATTGTAGATGATGAAAAACAAGACACAGCACAAGAAGCAAACACATTCAATTCCTTACAATTTAATGACGTCGTATTTTCATATCCAAAAAATGAAAACCTAGAAGAAAAAACGAAACCTTTTGCCCTTGGACCTTTAAATGTGTCTATCAAAAAAGGCGAAGTCATCTTTGTAGTAGGCGGAAACGGTTCTGGAAAAAGTACATTTATCAATGCATTAACAGGTCTCTATTCCATATCTGACGGCGAAATTATAGTCAATGATTCCATCAGTGAAAAAAACAATAGAACATTACAAGACATGATTGCGGCGGTATTTACAAACAATCATATCTTTTCAAAAAACTATGATAATTTTGAGCTGGAAAACAACAAGAAGTATAGAAAACTTGTAGAAACTATGGAATTAGATCATATCATTGCAGATGATAAAGAAGCTTCCATTCGAAGACAATTCTCCAAAGGACAGAGCAAACGAGTTTCCTTAATACTTGCGTTACTAGAAGAAAAACCAGTACTCGTATTGGATGAATGGGCAGCAGATCAAGATCCTCACTTTCGTAAATATTTCTATGAAGTATTAATTCCAAAATTAAAAGCAGAAGGAAAAACAATCATTGCCGTAACGCATGACGATGCGTATTTTAATCATGCAGATCGTGTGATAAAATTTGATTATGGTAACATTATAAAAGACGTCAATATTCAAGCAAATAAAAGCAATTTGAGAGACATTTGGGTATAA
- a CDS encoding thioesterase II family protein, with amino-acid sequence MIYQKPQIFMLHFAGGNSYSFVFLKEKISNAFEVHALELPGRGKRFKEELIKNSEVAIDDYVQQIRSKRNNKPFIIYGHSMGATLGLFVAKKLERLLDIPSALVVTGNPGLGVKDEETAHKGKRYLMGETDFKEELRELGGVSDEILENEELYSFFSPQIRADFEVIEKGLPSENIVIQSPVYAFMGAEEKCSDRIENWKRFTANHCNCDVWEGNHFFINDHPEALVRILEKSFDHSIN; translated from the coding sequence ATGATATACCAAAAACCGCAAATATTTATGTTGCATTTTGCAGGAGGAAACTCCTATTCATTTGTATTTTTGAAAGAGAAGATATCCAATGCTTTTGAAGTTCATGCATTAGAACTTCCTGGAAGAGGAAAACGCTTTAAAGAAGAATTAATCAAAAATAGTGAAGTAGCCATTGATGATTATGTACAACAGATACGAAGCAAAAGGAATAACAAACCCTTCATTATTTATGGACATAGTATGGGCGCTACATTAGGACTATTTGTCGCTAAAAAACTAGAAAGACTCTTAGACATTCCTAGCGCATTGGTCGTTACAGGAAATCCAGGTCTTGGTGTAAAAGATGAAGAAACAGCGCATAAAGGAAAACGATACTTAATGGGCGAAACAGATTTTAAAGAAGAACTACGAGAACTTGGTGGTGTGTCTGATGAAATATTAGAAAACGAGGAATTGTACAGCTTTTTCAGTCCTCAAATCCGTGCAGATTTTGAAGTAATAGAGAAAGGACTTCCCTCTGAAAATATTGTTATACAATCGCCTGTATATGCCTTTATGGGAGCGGAAGAAAAGTGTAGTGATCGCATAGAAAATTGGAAACGATTTACAGCCAATCATTGCAATTGCGACGTGTGGGAAGGAAATCATTTTTTCATCAATGATCACCCAGAAGCATTAGTGCGAATATTAGAAAAGTCATTTGACCATTCAATCAACTAA